GCACAAATAACTTGCTCAGCATCACACACGACTGCAAGATTTGGATTGTGTGTAACAATGAATATTTGCCGAGTTTTCTTTGATTCCCGAATACAGGGTACCAATAAATTATATACAGTCTGGTTGTCTAAGTTATCTTCTGGCTGGTCGATAACTAAAGGAATATCATCTTTGTCGAGCAATAAATAAAATATTAACAAAATTATTCCTCTTTCACCGGGAGACAGTTCCGCTAACTCTTTATCATTTAATTTCAATTGATACATCGGCTCAAGATATGAAAGTGAGAAAATGTAGTCGTAAATCTCCTGAACAGACTCTCCTTGTCGTAACTGCTCTTCGATTTCAATTTTTCTTGAACTATCGTTTCTCATATCATAATGCAAATGTTTCACAATTTCCTCGATTAACCCAACAACACCATCCTCAGTATTATAGTCAAAGCGATCAATAATGTTTTTTAATACCTGATCCCCTTCAGTTACCCCATTGAATGAACCCTTAGCTCTTCTATTTAACCTTTTTAGGAGGTTCTCTTGAAAGGAGTTATTAATTTTCACACTTACTTCAAACCTTAGCTTAAGTGAATCCTTAAGAATAACATTTGTTTGAATAATATCTTGAATTGGATTGTACAGATTTTCATACAAATTTACTTCTTCCCGAATTTTACCAAATACATTACGTAGCAAATGCATCCGCCTTTGATTTAAGTGTTGTAATGTTGCAGGTATACGTCTAGTCTCTTCTAATTTTTCCTCAATGTGTTTTAATGAGCCAACAATATCGATGTCACCAATTATTAACTGTTTCTTTTCCTCCCATTTCTTTACTTCACTTAGATATGCCTGATATTCTTTATTTGGCTCATCCAGCTTATTTTGCAAAGCTACTATTTCTTGTTCAGTAGTATCTTTTAGGTTTTGAATTGATGTACTTACTATAGGATCTAGCTTATCAGCAATATCCTTTTTGATTTGTAGTAGATCATTTTTTTTCAAGTTAATCGGATCATCATTAACATTAAAACTAATGACATCATCAAAATTAATACCTAATACATTCATTTCATCTTGGCATTCGCTTTTAAATGTATCAAATCTTGTCTCAAAATTCGCTAGTTTGTTTAACAACTTCTCTGCGCTTGCGAGTGCCAACTCATTCGACGATTGGGAAACCATTAAATCGTTAATTGTGTTTTCAAACCCACTAAGCTCTTTCTGTTTAGACGAGATTAAGTCTTCAATTTCAGGATCAATGTTAGGTTTAGCAATTTCCTTCGGAACACTGGTTTCATGTGAAAATAGCTCACCCTGTTTAAGTGATAATTGACTTTGAATTGTTGACATATACTTATCAGATGCTTTTTTCTCAAGTTCAACGATTTCTGTATTCACTTTACTTAATTCAACTTGAAGTAATTGAACAGATTCTCTTAGTTCAATTGTTTTATATGCAATTAATTCATTTAAAGTTTCTTTACTAAGCTTGTCAGCCTCAGACACATATTGATAAATAACTTTTTTTATTTCAGCATCGAAATAACTTTTTTCACCACTAGCCATTTCATTACAAATCGTTTCAAAATAATTTTGTGGTAAATATCTAATTCTTTCCACCGAGGTTGGGTTAATTGAATCATTTAGACTCTTTTGAATAACCGTGTTATCTTCCCAGGTTAAGACACCTTCAAAGTTCATTGCTTTATTGTCTCTTTTTTGTTTAAATCTACTTTCAGTTAGGAAGGAAAAAGATGTGCTATATGGCGTATCCCCCATTAAACCAAGAACATCAGCCAGAGCACTTTTTCCGCTTCCTTTATTCCCAATAACAGCGACTAGCCCTGGATTAAAGTAAAGTTCATTATCAAACCATATTTCTTGTAATGTCGAATCTAATTTCTTTTGAATTCTCAACGACCGTATATGCTTTGTTTTTCTATCAGAAACGTTCTTTAATTTAGTCGGCTTGACTCCAATAAAAACCCTCTCTTCAGGCTCATTAATAATTTGCTTGAGCCCCTCGAATGTAGGATCAGCTTTTATCCAAGTATAGTGCTGGCTAGCGCCATTCGATGGGTGGAACAAATTATTCAAATCATGAGCATCTGAACCCCATACACTCGGTTTTAACGAACGAAACCGCGTACGGAACGTTTCAACTGATGCATATGTTGATTTTCCTAAGAGAAAATTAATATCCGCTTGATTATGAGTAAAACACAAATCAGCCAAATTAAGAAGTGTTTGCTTTATGTTCCCTAGACGTCCTGTATACTCATTTTGATCACTCCAAGGCATGTTGCTTAACGAACCATGCCCTTTATAAGCTACTAAAATCAAGTAATCTTCTCTAGAAATTCCACAATTAGAAAGCACATTCTTCAATTTTTCCATTGATATGGTAATCATATCAAGCGCTATTTTCTTATACTTTTTTTGATCTATGTGTTCAATCGACTGTATATCCAAATTAATATTAAATGAGCCGCCATTAGCTTCTGCATATCCAATTTTAACCAAGTCATCGTGTTTACACTTTAAAGTTGTATCTTGATAAATCACATCAAGATTATCAAGGAGAGAACTTTTAATCGTGGAAGCTGCTAATTTAGGATTAAACACTAAATGTAAATTAATTGAATTCTCCCGTGTATCAAACGCATCTAACCTTAATTCAATACATGGCATGAGGAACAGTTTTTTTCCATTGGACAATTGTAAGTATGTTTCACCGTTTGCATGCTCTCTTTTAATTTTCTCATAGCCATCCACAGAGAAATAATCAGTAATTCCTACAACTTCAATGTCATGATGAACAGCTCGTTCTTTAAGGGCAGTAATATACCTCTCCCAATCCTGCCCAAATCTCTGTTGATATGATTCTGGAGTGTGTACGTGTAAATCCCATCTTCTCCACTCCGAACCTTTTGAAAATATCATGAAATCACCACACCTTGTAAAATATTACATTGTGATTTCGACATTTTTTAACAAACCCCTTTCTTTAGAACTATATTAATTTGAAAGCACCTTAGCAAAACGAAGGCTGGGCTTCGTATTGGCATCAGCGTATTATCCGCGAGCTGCCGCTCACGAGCGATGAAACCATCGAGTTCGCCAAGCTAAACTCCTCCGTTGTTGTCCCTTCCCGCCACAGCCTCAATCCGTATTATCTCGGGCTGAAGATATTCGAGGATATCGAGAAGCGCTGGGATAAACCAACAAAGGAAGAGCAGGAGCGGTTCGGACGGGTGCCGGGCAAAGGCCGGGAGAAAATCTTCGAGGTCCGGGAAGAAGATTCCGACATCTCCTTCCTGCGTAATTATTTAACGAAGAGCCTGACCGACGAACTGGATCTGTACATCTTCGAGAAGAAAGGTCCGGAATGGAAAATTACCGATAAATCCTGGGAAAACATCCGGGAGCAGCTCGTTTATTCCAAGGTAAACGGCGGCTTCCCAAGCATCGTTGTCACCGACGGGGACTTCAACCGAGTCGGCGAGCTGTACATGAAGCATAACTACGAAGGAACCGAGCTGGATCTGAAATATGTCGAGCGCACCCTCCCTTATGTCGTGCAGCTATGGGGCAAAAACGTCCATCTCGAGACTATCGTGGAGGACAAAAAAATCGTGTTCAGCTGCGACGGGAAGAAGACTAGCCGGAAGTTCGTGTAAAGAAAAAATGAGTAAGACCGGGAAGAACAGTTATAGCTGCTTCCCGGTCTTTATTAGAATTACATTTGTAGAACTGGTGTTAATTCCTTAAAGTTTTCCTGTTTTATTTCTAAATTTTGAAGCCATAATTCAATCAATTGGCTACCATTAATAAGTTCTATGTTTAAACCCTCTGCATAATTAATTGCATTGGCTGTGAATTTAGAAGTTGTAACGACATACCCACCTATTGCACCTTGTTTAATCATCTGAGAATGTACAATAGCAATTGGCTCATAGCCAACGGAATTCATATCGTGATAACACTTAACCTGCCCCAAAAAGAGTCCATTATCTGTCAGCTCTTCAAGATCAATGCCAAAATCCCCTGAACCTTTGGTCACGTTAATGCTTCCTCCACGTACGGAAGTCATTACTCTCGCAACAAAATGTTCAAATAATAAGGGGTCTTCCTCTTTTTCCAATTCCGGTTCTCTCTTGAAACGGTTATATAATCCTATCCGAAGAGTTTCCTTCATTTCGCTATTAGAAGCGAAAGCTTCCACTGCGCTCATCTGAATTTTCTCCAACTGTTTCTTTTGTTTAAAGTACAAATACATCAGATAGAATACAGTAATAATAGTAAAACTAAAAAGCACACTTGAAAAATTCAACCTCGCACACCTTCTATACTTTTACCTATCATCATTACCAATATAATGGCTTCCCAATCTTGTGTAGAAAACAAAAAGAGCCGCAAATAAGCGGCTCTCAACTTAAGCGTCCTTCCTCCCGTAACTCCCCGCGAACTCTTTCATCTTCTTGTACGCCTTTGGGTCAAGCCGCTTCACCGGGTAAAACTGCGGGTGATTCGAGTTGACTTCGATGACCCAAAGACGCTGTTTCTTGTCATAGGCAAAATCGATGCCCAGCTCATGCATGCCTTTGCGTTTGCCGCTGAGATGCTTTGCAATTTTTAGCGACTTTGATTTTAGCTGCGAGATTCGCTTCGCTGTTTTCTTTGGCGAGAGGCCTTGCTTCTTCCCAAGCTTCTCCATCGTATACAGCTTTCCGCCCTGATAATAATTCGTAACGATCTTCTTGGGTGCTCCAACCTTCACCATACAGCCGTTTACGGTCCAAGTGCCGCCTGGCTTTCGCTGCACCATTACCCGGATATCGTACGCTCTGCCGTTCACGCGGTCGAGCGTGATGCCCTTTTGAATAATGAGCCTCTTCTCCGACCTTTTGTTGATATGGTCATACACGGCTGAAGTCGAAGCCAAACGACGGCTAAGCTGCTTTTTCTTCACGATATGCTTGACCGTATAGCCCGAGCCCTTCGCTTTCTTTACTTTAAAAATCCCCACTCCGAGCGAGCCCGTATCCGGCTTTACATAGACCGAGGAGTGCTCTGCCAGCATCGATGCCATATGTTTCCGGTTGAACGATACGGTGTGAGGGACTAGCTTCTTCAAGCTTTTGTGAGAATTTAAATAGCGGCACACCTTAAGCTTTCCGTAGATGTTTCGGCTTTTATATTTTTTTACGTACATGGAATTCACCCTCCAATCCCAGTGTATGTTCCACCGGTTAACGCCACTTGTGCTGAAGTGGATAGGCCTCCATACAACTGCAACTATTCGGCTTATGTACCCGTTAAGTAGTTATTAGGAGTGTGGTGTCTCGTGCAAAAAAATGCGGTTATCCTCTGTTCAAGCCTGCTGCTTATTCTAGGATTAGGCGCAATCGCCTATTGGGCGCTGACTAGGGATCACTCCCAATCGATCAAAGGAAATGCGGTTATCGACTGGGTGGATTTCGTTAAGCTTAACGGTCATGCCTATACCGGCCTTTATGACGGCGTTCTTGTAAATCCGGACGATGTAACCGATGTTGTCGCAGGCAAGGTGAAGTTCAAGGTTGGGGATGTTGTTTCCAATCCGAACTACCGGACCAAGGAAGGCGATGCGGCTTTTCTTGCTATCGGTACGCAGCTTTATGAGATAAAAGGCTACAAACCCGAGGAGATCATTGCTGCAGAGGATAAAAGCAGAATTGGCGGATACCGCATCTACGTGGAAGACTCGTATTTCAAAACGCTTAACCGGCGCAGCTTTAAGGACCTTCCTATGGACCAGGTCAGCAAGATCGAACTGTATAAAATGAACGAAACCACTCCGTACCGGACGCTTGTTAATCAGGAGCAAGCCGACTTTATCCATCTATTGAAATCGGGCGAATATAAGCCTACTTATACACCAAACAGCCAGAACGGAGATCCGGCATATTATTCTATGGTCTTCTATACGAACGAGCCGATCGCTTATTCATACAGTATTGCGGACGATGGCGACCATGTTTTCTTTTACCCGTGGGATCTCAGTATCGTCGATAACCGGATACGCACGTTGCTGGGGGATTCTAACGAATCCTGAAATCCTGATAACCAACACAAAGGGCTGTTCCCTCTGCCAAAACCGGCTTTCGGGAACAACCCTTTTTTGTGCTGAACTAAAGATCCTTTTCCTTCTATCGGCTGCTTCGCGCTTGTCCATGGAGCCCTTCCCAAAGCACCAGCTATAGCGCGAATCTACGCCTTAAGGAACAGCTTCCCTATTTCAACTTCTATTCCGTAATGGTCTTCGTATAAGTACTGTTTGTTGTGATGTAGACGGTTTTGCCGTTTACTTTAATTTGGTACCAGTAGCTGTTGGCTTTCTTGATCAGCTCGGCTTTTTGGCCAAGCTCCAGTCTGCCAACCGTGGACGAGCTCGAGCTCGCAGCCGATTTCAGGCTAACCCAGCCCTTTACCGTTACCACGTATGTAGTCTTCTCATTAGACGGATTCGACGGTGTCGGATCCGGTGTTGGCGTAGGCGTTGTAGAACCGCCGCCAGTTGATGGGCCCGTCCAAGCCGGAACCGTCTTTTGCGGCGGAAGCACATACGATTGCGGAATGGTAGGCGCTTTAATGGTTTTGCCAGCCATACCCGTAAACCCGGCTGCAGGGACTACGCGGCGGGCTTCCTTAAAGTTCTCGCCCCACCAATATTCCCAGCCGTCAACCGTGCCAAGTGCTGTTGGGTTGCCGTCCGAACGTGTGCCGATAACAACCGGCTGACCATCGCGGTTGGTTCCCATGTAAATCGCAACGTGCATAATATGATCGGTTTCCTGCCAGGTCAGAATATCGCCAAGCTTCAGGTTTTCAATGCCGGTAAGTTTCCACTTGCCGTTCACCTTCTGTTTGCCGACACCGGCAACCTTTGTGCCAACCGTGTTGTAATTTGCGGATGTTCCTGTAACGTTAAAGCCAAAATCGCCAAATACAAAACGGACAAACCCCGAGCAGTCCTCGTAGCCGTATTTGCCGTAAGCATCCGAACCGCTGCCATAAACCATATAACCGTTTTCCATATACCAGATGGCCCGTTCGACGATTTGGTAAGCGAGAGTGTTCGACTGACTTCCGTATTTCGCACGGAAATCCGCCACATTATAGAGCTCGTCCTTCACATAGCTATCTGCGTTTATGTACTCATTGTATTTCTTTACTGCACTTGCCGTGGTCCAGGTTGTACTTGCGTTTGCAATGCCGGCTGTCCCTAGTAAAGATCCGATAATAGCGAGGCTTAGTAATTGCTTTTTCATGCTTTTGTCATCCCTCCCACCCCTATTAAAATATATACCAACTCTCACCGCAACGACCAAAAAGTACCACTATTGATAGACGGAGCCAAACTTACAGCCTTCTAATTTTCTACCTTTTACCAATGTTTTTTCTTCGTAAGCTTTAATGAAAATACTCGTCAAACCAAAGCCAGGACTAGCTTTCATAGTACCCGGAAAGCCGTGTTATTAGGCTGTTTCCCGCAATTTTGCAGGATAAAATTCCCTTCATATATCATTTCCTCCGTTACCAATTATGAGAAAAAATTTAGGAAAACTCGCCCAATAAAGCAGGATACCCGCTTATAGCATTTTCTCTCTATCTTCACTATAATTTTTCTAGTACCTACTAACGCGCAATAAGACTTCCGAGGTGATACCGTTGTCCAAAGATAAGTTCACAGGCTACAGGGTTATGTTTAATGTAGGGCCAAGGTTTATGGTTCATGTCTATATGAAAGAGGAGTATTATGAACAGTGGCGATATACGCGGGATCAGCGGATCACGGATGTTGTCATCGAAGAGGTTGAGGTCGAGCTCGATTATTTTCTTGGATAAGTGACAAAAATTAAAAGGCTGCTTCCCCTGGTTCCGTCAAATGAACCTGTGGATGCAGCCTTATTTCACATTCATCATTGCATTAATCCTCGATTTTACGCACATCTACCGTTACCTTCAGCTGTTGCAGTCCGCTTCCGCGGTACACCCCTTTTACCGGCACAATATCTTTGTAGTCACGGCCATGCCCCAGCTTGACATACCGTTCGCCAACCGGCGCTTCATTCGTCGGATCAAAGCTGCACCAACCAAGCTGAGGCACATAAGCCTCCACCCACGCATGAGAGGCCTGCTCGAAATCGGCGCTGCCGCCCTGAAGATCCCCTACAAAATGATAGCCGCTTACGTAACGGGCAGGAATCTGATGAAACCGGCAGCAGGCAATCATGAGATGGGCGAAATCCTGGCATACTCCGCGTTTGCGCTCGATCAGATCGCTGGCTTTCGTTGTAACCGTCGTAGCTTCCGGATCATAAATAAATTCGGTTCTGATCTTGCTAGACAAGGAAATGAGCCAGCTCAATACGCTTATCCCTTCGCCTTCCCTCGCGTCAACGCTCTCCGCATAACGCTCTACATCAGCCGTTACATCCGCATAACTGGTCGGCAGCAGAAACTCTGCGAAACGGTTAGCCGCTTCTTCCGTCTCCAGCCATGTCCACGCCTCCCTTGCAAGCTTGCCGTTCAATAGAGCAGCCTGCTCCTCCGGACTAGGCGCATGCCTTGTTACAACCGTCATCTGCGTTCGGATCGTCAAGCGCTTATGCGACGGGTTCACCGAGAAGGAATGCACCCGGTTGCCGAAGAAATCCTCATAGCTGAAGAGCGAGGCATTCGGCTCTATGAAGATAGCCTGCTGATAGCAGGACTGACGTTCATTTGTGCTTGGCGTAAGCCGGATCTCATTGACACTGTCCGTCGCCGACTCCTCGTAATCGTATTGCGTAACGTGGGAAATATTTAGCTTCATGCGCTTGCCTCCCCCATGCGAAAAAAGGTTTTGGCAAATGAATGCCCAAGCATCTGGCACGCCTCCAGCAAATGACCAACGATCGATCCGTTCCGGTCGACAATCATATCCTCGTGCTCCAGGCAGGCCAGGTCTGCCTTCACCTTCGCCACTTGGCGGATAATTCGGTCATGGGCGGTACGCAGCTGTTTATCCGACAGCTCAATCTGCTTCATATGCTCGTCGAGAGCATGGAAGGAGAAATGAACGGAGCGCGGGAACGATTGGTTTAGAATGACGAATTCCACAATGGATTCCACCGACATTCCATCGGCATAATAACGGCGGAACGACTGATGACCGCTCAGCGATTTCAGGACAGCCTGCAAATACGGGTAAGCGCCGGCATTGTTCCAGCCGTCTCCAACAGCCGCATTGCCCACCGCTTTAATAATCCGAAGCGTATTCTCCGCCCGCTCCAGGAAACGCCCGCATTCGATGAAATGCCATTCGTTCTCGCGCGGCATGACCGATTGGCATAAGCCTTGGAACATAGCCGCCCATTCCCTAATCCGGCCATAGAACAAATGCGGCGATTCCTTCATCAGGTCTTCAGGCTGTTTCTCGCGCAGCCATAAGTAAAAAGCATTAATCGTGTCCCACAACTCGCTTGGAACCTTCTCGCGCAGCGTGCGCAGGTTACCGCGGGCATGGCTAACGCAAGAGACCAGCGAGTTGGCGTTGTCCCGGTCAAGCGTGATGTAACGAAGGACGTCCTGTTCCGTATAACTGCCGTATTGCTGCTCGTAAGCGCTTCTGCTGCCCAGAGCGTCAACAATCCGGGTCCACTTGCAAGGAACTTCTTTGCTCTCGCCGTCTTGACCGCAAGCTTCAACGCCTAATTCATCTTCTGCCTGCAGGTGATAATGGACATCAATTAATCTTGCATGGTTCTCCGCCCGTTCCATATAGCGGCCGATCCAAAACAACGCTTCAGCGTTTCGGTTAAGCACAGCGATACCTCCGTTTCTAGATTAAAGCTATTAGCGATTTAACACCCATGTGTCCTTCACTCCTCCGCCTTGCGAAGAGTTAACAACCAGCGAGCCTTCCCGCAAAGCAACGCGGGTAAGTCCGCCCGGAATAACATGAGTGGAATCTTCCCCCATTAGCGCAAATGCCCTCAGATCGATATGACGAGGCGTCATTTGCCCGTCGACCATGACCGGCGCACGCGACAGCTTCATTGTGGTCTGCGCGATGTAACGGCTCGGATCTTTTTTGATCTCCTCGGCGAACTCCTTAATTTCCTTTGGAGTGGCCGTTGGGCCAATAAGCATGCCATATCCGCCGGAGAGCGAAGTTTCCTTCACGACCAGCTGGTCCAGATGGTCCAGAACGTAGTCGCGCTCCTCCTTCCGGGATAACAGATAGGTCGGCACGTTGTGCAGAATCGGCTCTTCACCGAGATAATAACGAATCATATCCGGAACATAAGCATACACTGCCTTATCGTCCGCAACACCCGTACCCGGTGCATTCGCTATTGCGATATTGCCTGCCCGGTAAGCGTTCATCAGCCCCGGGACCCCAAGCAGCGAATCCGGCTGGAAGGCAAGCGGATCAAGGAAATCATCGTCTATCCGGCGGTAAATGACGTCCACCTGACGAAGGCCTCTCAGATCGCGCAAATAAATTTTGTGATCCTTATAGACCAGGTCACGGCCTTCAACCAAATGAATGCCCAGCTGCTGCGCAAGGAAGGTGTGCTCATAATACGCCGAATTGTATGAGCCGGGAGTTAGAAGCGCAATTAACGGATCCTTTTTCCCGTTAGGTGTAAGTGAACGCAAAGAACGAAGGAAATAGTTCAGGCTGCGTTCAATGCTTTGAACGGAAGAGGACAAGTATAAATCATGGAACAGCTCGCTCATGATGGTACGGCCTTTGAACAAATACGAGTACCCGGAAGGCGAACGGAGATTATCCTCGAGGACAAAATACCGGCCTTTCTCGTCTCTAATTAAATCTATGCCGGAGGACGTAATATACACGCCTCCCGGAACGTCTAACCCCATCATTTCCGGGCGAAAATATACGTTGGATACAATCATTCGTCTTGGGATAACCCCGTCGGACACAATGCGCTGGGCGTGATAGATATCGTGGATGAACATATTAAGCGCTTTGGTCCGCTGACGGACGCCGCGGTCCACTGCTTCCCATTCATGCTTGGGGATAACGCGAGGGATGTAGTCAAATGGAATGGTTCTTTCCAGAGGCTCACTTTGGTTTGGACTGTACAGGGTAAAGGTGATTCCTTCCTCCATCATGCGTTGATTAAGAGCATGCTGCCTCATCGTCAATTCCGACGGCTTCATTCTTGCGAACAATCGATGGATATTGTCATAGTGGGGACGAACCGAAAAGTCTTTCTCGAACATTTCATCGTAAAATGATTGCGAATCGTAATAATGCGATTGCGACTGTTTGGCCGTCGACATGCCAACCGCCTCCTCCATGATGGTACAGCACCTTTCCTGATTCCTGCATTAATGACTACCAAAGTTGGTTCAGAACTTTTTATGTCATTTTAACTAACATTGATTATCTGAAAATATTTGTGAAAGTAAATTTTTGTTAGATTTATCATACAAGAAATGGATTTTAATGTCAACTTATATAGCACGAAAGCAGGGCTTCTGCGCTGGCGAAGAAACCCTGCTTTATATCATATGCCTATTCTCTTGTTATGTATTCAATCGACGCAAATCTTTTGTAACGGTATCCACGGTGTGCACGAATACGGCAAGCTCCTGCGATCTCGCCGCCTGATTG
This region of Paenibacillus sp. JDR-2 genomic DNA includes:
- a CDS encoding TrlF family AAA-like ATPase, whose translation is MIFSKGSEWRRWDLHVHTPESYQQRFGQDWERYITALKERAVHHDIEVVGITDYFSVDGYEKIKREHANGETYLQLSNGKKLFLMPCIELRLDAFDTRENSINLHLVFNPKLAASTIKSSLLDNLDVIYQDTTLKCKHDDLVKIGYAEANGGSFNINLDIQSIEHIDQKKYKKIALDMITISMEKLKNVLSNCGISREDYLILVAYKGHGSLSNMPWSDQNEYTGRLGNIKQTLLNLADLCFTHNQADINFLLGKSTYASVETFRTRFRSLKPSVWGSDAHDLNNLFHPSNGASQHYTWIKADPTFEGLKQIINEPEERVFIGVKPTKLKNVSDRKTKHIRSLRIQKKLDSTLQEIWFDNELYFNPGLVAVIGNKGSGKSALADVLGLMGDTPYSTSFSFLTESRFKQKRDNKAMNFEGVLTWEDNTVIQKSLNDSINPTSVERIRYLPQNYFETICNEMASGEKSYFDAEIKKVIYQYVSEADKLSKETLNELIAYKTIELRESVQLLQVELSKVNTEIVELEKKASDKYMSTIQSQLSLKQGELFSHETSVPKEIAKPNIDPEIEDLISSKQKELSGFENTINDLMVSQSSNELALASAEKLLNKLANFETRFDTFKSECQDEMNVLGINFDDVISFNVNDDPINLKKNDLLQIKKDIADKLDPIVSTSIQNLKDTTEQEIVALQNKLDEPNKEYQAYLSEVKKWEEKKQLIIGDIDIVGSLKHIEEKLEETRRIPATLQHLNQRRMHLLRNVFGKIREEVNLYENLYNPIQDIIQTNVILKDSLKLRFEVSVKINNSFQENLLKRLNRRAKGSFNGVTEGDQVLKNIIDRFDYNTEDGVVGLIEEIVKHLHYDMRNDSSRKIEIEEQLRQGESVQEIYDYIFSLSYLEPMYQLKLNDKELAELSPGERGIILLIFYLLLDKDDIPLVIDQPEDNLDNQTVYNLLVPCIRESKKTRQIFIVTHNPNLAVVCDAEQVICASIEKSNGNQLIYESGSIENSLINKRLVDVLEGTRPAFNNRDSKYLPELINV
- a CDS encoding restriction endonuclease, with translation MSAVEAFASNSEMKETLRIGLYNRFKREPELEKEEDPLLFEHFVARVMTSVRGGSINVTKGSGDFGIDLEELTDNGLFLGQVKCYHDMNSVGYEPIAIVHSQMIKQGAIGGYVVTTSKFTANAINYAEGLNIELINGSQLIELWLQNLEIKQENFKELTPVLQM
- a CDS encoding YheC/YheD family protein — its product is MYVKKYKSRNIYGKLKVCRYLNSHKSLKKLVPHTVSFNRKHMASMLAEHSSVYVKPDTGSLGVGIFKVKKAKGSGYTVKHIVKKKQLSRRLASTSAVYDHINKRSEKRLIIQKGITLDRVNGRAYDIRVMVQRKPGGTWTVNGCMVKVGAPKKIVTNYYQGGKLYTMEKLGKKQGLSPKKTAKRISQLKSKSLKIAKHLSGKRKGMHELGIDFAYDKKQRLWVIEVNSNHPQFYPVKRLDPKAYKKMKEFAGSYGRKDA
- a CDS encoding C40 family peptidase; translated protein: MKKQLLSLAIIGSLLGTAGIANASTTWTTASAVKKYNEYINADSYVKDELYNVADFRAKYGSQSNTLAYQIVERAIWYMENGYMVYGSGSDAYGKYGYEDCSGFVRFVFGDFGFNVTGTSANYNTVGTKVAGVGKQKVNGKWKLTGIENLKLGDILTWQETDHIMHVAIYMGTNRDGQPVVIGTRSDGNPTALGTVDGWEYWWGENFKEARRVVPAAGFTGMAGKTIKAPTIPQSYVLPPQKTVPAWTGPSTGGGSTTPTPTPDPTPSNPSNEKTTYVVTVKGWVSLKSAASSSSSTVGRLELGQKAELIKKANSYWYQIKVNGKTVYITTNSTYTKTITE
- a CDS encoding transglutaminase family protein, which translates into the protein MKLNISHVTQYDYEESATDSVNEIRLTPSTNERQSCYQQAIFIEPNASLFSYEDFFGNRVHSFSVNPSHKRLTIRTQMTVVTRHAPSPEEQAALLNGKLAREAWTWLETEEAANRFAEFLLPTSYADVTADVERYAESVDAREGEGISVLSWLISLSSKIRTEFIYDPEATTVTTKASDLIERKRGVCQDFAHLMIACCRFHQIPARYVSGYHFVGDLQGGSADFEQASHAWVEAYVPQLGWCSFDPTNEAPVGERYVKLGHGRDYKDIVPVKGVYRGSGLQQLKVTVDVRKIED
- a CDS encoding alpha-E domain-containing protein, producing MLNRNAEALFWIGRYMERAENHARLIDVHYHLQAEDELGVEACGQDGESKEVPCKWTRIVDALGSRSAYEQQYGSYTEQDVLRYITLDRDNANSLVSCVSHARGNLRTLREKVPSELWDTINAFYLWLREKQPEDLMKESPHLFYGRIREWAAMFQGLCQSVMPRENEWHFIECGRFLERAENTLRIIKAVGNAAVGDGWNNAGAYPYLQAVLKSLSGHQSFRRYYADGMSVESIVEFVILNQSFPRSVHFSFHALDEHMKQIELSDKQLRTAHDRIIRQVAKVKADLACLEHEDMIVDRNGSIVGHLLEACQMLGHSFAKTFFRMGEASA
- a CDS encoding circularly permuted type 2 ATP-grasp protein codes for the protein MSTAKQSQSHYYDSQSFYDEMFEKDFSVRPHYDNIHRLFARMKPSELTMRQHALNQRMMEEGITFTLYSPNQSEPLERTIPFDYIPRVIPKHEWEAVDRGVRQRTKALNMFIHDIYHAQRIVSDGVIPRRMIVSNVYFRPEMMGLDVPGGVYITSSGIDLIRDEKGRYFVLEDNLRSPSGYSYLFKGRTIMSELFHDLYLSSSVQSIERSLNYFLRSLRSLTPNGKKDPLIALLTPGSYNSAYYEHTFLAQQLGIHLVEGRDLVYKDHKIYLRDLRGLRQVDVIYRRIDDDFLDPLAFQPDSLLGVPGLMNAYRAGNIAIANAPGTGVADDKAVYAYVPDMIRYYLGEEPILHNVPTYLLSRKEERDYVLDHLDQLVVKETSLSGGYGMLIGPTATPKEIKEFAEEIKKDPSRYIAQTTMKLSRAPVMVDGQMTPRHIDLRAFALMGEDSTHVIPGGLTRVALREGSLVVNSSQGGGVKDTWVLNR